In the Ruminococcus sp. OA3 genome, one interval contains:
- a CDS encoding helix-turn-helix transcriptional regulator: MSIIVNIDVMMARRKISAGDLAKEVGITPANLSILKNGKAKAVRFSTLEALCNVLQCQPGDILEYRED; the protein is encoded by the coding sequence ATGTCTATAATTGTGAATATCGACGTGATGATGGCACGTCGGAAAATCAGCGCCGGTGATCTGGCAAAAGAGGTAGGAATCACCCCGGCAAATCTGTCAATTCTAAAAAACGGCAAGGCAAAAGCTGTCCGTTTTTCTACACTTGAGGCACTGTGTAATGTTCTTCAGTGCCAGCCGGGAGATATCCTGGAGTATCGGGAAGATTAA
- a CDS encoding DUF2975 domain-containing protein produces MNWNKDKSLALSQICVWIFAVLLAAGAVGAPWMFRMFIGIRGGALDGTLPYFLISTYTTVIPVTTALILLYRLLGNIKRGDVFQQGNVRCLRGLSWCCLAAGLICLISTVYYLPFLALAVMAVFMSLILRVIKNVFAEALALKEENDYTI; encoded by the coding sequence ATGAACTGGAACAAAGATAAGAGTCTTGCATTGTCACAGATATGTGTATGGATTTTTGCCGTATTGCTGGCGGCGGGAGCGGTGGGCGCACCGTGGATGTTTCGGATGTTTATTGGAATACGGGGAGGTGCTCTTGACGGTACACTGCCGTATTTTCTTATCAGTACGTATACCACAGTCATTCCAGTGACAACGGCGCTCATTTTGCTGTACCGTCTGCTGGGGAATATCAAAAGAGGAGATGTGTTTCAGCAGGGGAATGTCAGGTGCCTGAGAGGGCTTTCCTGGTGCTGCCTGGCCGCAGGCCTGATCTGCCTGATCAGCACCGTTTATTATCTGCCGTTTCTGGCACTGGCAGTTATGGCGGTTTTTATGAGTCTGATCCTGCGCGTAATAAAGAATGTATTTGCTGAGGCTCTGGCGTTAAAAGAAGAAAATGACTATACCATATAG
- a CDS encoding response regulator, whose translation MKILIVDDEVPIRKYITQMITECGEEYEVTGSVSSAKKALEVMKNQVPDLVFADITMPKMNGLELLEQIKAEHPEVTVFMLTCHNDFEFARTAIKLQADNYILKDEISLPFMENLLRAVQEKRKKAAEESLHHLESDSYFIQLMEGEETLLFDSYDLEKHKIFLKDKAFMAISFSNSNQNLQKIISFRHSLLQNQEIFPYHEYEIILIANLSGASGNQLHEVVQEIVNGFRREVNGPVGASSIYYRVNMLRKAVMEACESYSMEYYGKLLKSGCQTVQEAVKNRKVEMQAFANRAHYLIQEKNYKKLFELVSDILAYAVEANVSIHLLKQTLYSVLSDYAVQSGSRQDFSMIKTSGNMEELQNYIFEAIEESDLQSGAYSQAVNDALWYMQGNFGRNLTLTEVAESVHLNQDYFSRRFKKETGKKFSEYLLQLRMEAAQKLILETDRSITDVARDVGFNNDSYFSVTYKKVYGENPNETRKNR comes from the coding sequence ATGAAGATATTGATTGTAGATGATGAGGTGCCCATCCGTAAATATATTACGCAGATGATAACGGAGTGCGGAGAAGAGTATGAAGTGACAGGAAGTGTGAGTTCCGCGAAAAAGGCGTTGGAAGTGATGAAAAATCAGGTGCCGGATCTTGTATTTGCGGATATTACCATGCCTAAGATGAACGGACTTGAGCTGCTTGAGCAGATTAAGGCAGAGCATCCGGAGGTTACGGTTTTTATGCTGACATGCCACAATGATTTTGAATTTGCGAGGACTGCAATTAAACTTCAGGCGGACAATTATATTTTGAAGGATGAGATCAGTCTTCCGTTTATGGAAAATCTGCTTCGGGCAGTCCAGGAAAAAAGAAAGAAAGCGGCAGAAGAATCACTGCACCATCTGGAGAGTGATTCTTATTTCATTCAGCTGATGGAGGGAGAGGAGACGCTGCTTTTTGACTCTTACGATTTGGAAAAACACAAGATTTTCCTCAAAGACAAAGCGTTTATGGCGATATCTTTCAGCAATTCAAACCAGAATCTGCAGAAGATCATATCCTTTCGCCACTCACTGCTGCAGAACCAGGAAATTTTCCCGTATCATGAGTATGAGATTATACTGATTGCAAATCTGTCAGGAGCGTCCGGAAATCAGCTGCATGAGGTAGTTCAGGAAATCGTGAACGGGTTTAGAAGAGAAGTGAACGGACCGGTGGGTGCCAGCTCCATCTATTACCGTGTCAATATGCTCAGGAAGGCTGTTATGGAGGCATGCGAATCCTACAGTATGGAGTATTATGGGAAGCTACTAAAGTCCGGGTGTCAGACTGTACAGGAAGCTGTGAAAAACCGGAAGGTTGAAATGCAGGCTTTTGCGAACCGGGCACATTATCTGATACAGGAAAAGAACTACAAAAAACTGTTCGAGCTTGTATCGGATATCCTGGCGTATGCGGTGGAGGCGAATGTCAGTATTCATCTCCTGAAACAGACCCTGTACTCTGTACTCAGTGACTATGCGGTGCAAAGCGGCAGCAGACAGGATTTCAGCATGATCAAAACATCCGGGAATATGGAAGAACTGCAAAATTACATATTTGAAGCAATCGAGGAATCCGATCTTCAGTCGGGTGCATATTCTCAGGCTGTCAACGATGCACTCTGGTACATGCAGGGGAATTTTGGCCGGAACCTCACCCTTACGGAGGTAGCAGAGTCTGTTCACCTCAATCAGGATTATTTCAGCAGGCGCTTTAAGAAAGAGACCGGGAAGAAATTTTCGGAATATCTGCTGCAGCTGCGGATGGAAGCCGCACAAAAGCTGATTTTGGAGACGGATCGGTCCATCACGGATGTTGCCCGGGATGTCGGTTTTAACAATGACAGTTATTTTTCCGTTACTTACAAAAAAGTTTATGGGGAAAATCCCAATGAGACGAGGAAGAACAGATAG
- a CDS encoding sensor histidine kinase, with amino-acid sequence MIHKGVTDRDMKKRRMRSLKELLLPRILFGNYLVIIIALLVTSIGVYSFLKNEIGRTQVKVLQQISDLNQLNMNAVKNTMTDLYSSIQSFINLNAIEEFDNTEAAQVMKETQRCFSNMGVDSMVDIILKDVGIYTSDGDMSRVDALKKTVRYTHLISGSRTESWYMNFSNREDSEKGILLSFGRTIFDENGDAAGIVIISTSQKTLLRSYENTLNENNVIYILDESGIVISHSNPRLIGFSFYYMPTFEKKVGPYNSYTVKTKNNRPVLLSNYHNEESGWTFVEELNLTSKLKDYSWTIIVVIAGVLLCSFLMVGLDFVMINKVTNSLTRFSRHIKGLQPDINNDISEIPVQEDYVEINIITERFNKMLVRIQELIQNIKINERKKRKVEFDFLQAQIEPHFLRNTLLTLKSLIALGESRKAMSMLDDFNALLRIPMMVDKQFVPVYEEVELVMHYMAIMEYRFDKRFLLQIHMPEEIKHVLVPRMILQPVAANALFHGFAEKEDNAIITITAYEQEEDLYIIITDNGEGMTEEQIQMVLAGKRNVNSHHGVGLQNVKSRLQLIYGDRARLEIKSTVNVGTEVTLVFSGYQSVYFNDEENQT; translated from the coding sequence GTGATACATAAAGGGGTGACGGACAGAGACATGAAGAAGAGACGGATGCGAAGCCTGAAGGAATTGCTGCTGCCCAGAATACTGTTTGGCAATTATCTGGTAATCATCATAGCCCTGCTTGTCACTTCAATAGGAGTGTACAGCTTTCTGAAGAATGAGATCGGGCGCACGCAGGTAAAAGTCCTGCAGCAGATCAGTGATCTGAACCAGCTGAACATGAATGCGGTAAAGAATACGATGACAGATCTTTATTCCAGTATTCAGTCGTTTATAAACCTGAATGCAATTGAAGAGTTTGATAATACAGAGGCAGCTCAGGTAATGAAAGAGACTCAACGGTGCTTTTCAAATATGGGCGTTGATTCTATGGTGGATATTATTCTGAAGGATGTGGGGATCTATACATCAGACGGAGATATGAGCCGTGTTGACGCTTTGAAGAAGACCGTCAGGTATACACATCTGATCAGCGGTTCAAGAACCGAAAGCTGGTATATGAATTTTTCAAACAGGGAAGATTCTGAGAAAGGGATTCTTCTGTCTTTTGGCAGAACAATATTCGATGAGAATGGCGATGCTGCAGGGATTGTTATTATCAGTACGTCACAGAAGACTCTGCTGAGAAGCTATGAAAACACATTAAATGAAAACAATGTTATTTATATTCTGGACGAGAGCGGCATTGTCATCAGCCATTCCAATCCCAGGCTGATTGGATTTTCCTTTTATTATATGCCGACGTTTGAGAAAAAAGTGGGGCCATACAATTCCTATACGGTGAAGACGAAAAATAACAGGCCGGTGCTGCTCTCCAATTACCATAATGAAGAGAGCGGCTGGACCTTTGTCGAAGAACTGAATCTTACCAGCAAGCTGAAAGACTATTCCTGGACGATCATCGTCGTCATTGCGGGAGTTTTGCTCTGTTCATTTTTGATGGTGGGGCTGGATTTCGTGATGATCAATAAAGTCACGAATTCGCTGACCAGATTTTCGAGGCATATCAAGGGGCTTCAGCCGGACATTAACAATGACATTTCTGAGATCCCGGTCCAGGAAGACTATGTGGAAATCAACATTATTACGGAACGCTTCAACAAAATGCTGGTGCGTATTCAGGAGCTGATACAGAATATCAAAATCAATGAACGCAAAAAGAGAAAGGTGGAATTTGATTTTCTGCAGGCGCAGATTGAACCTCACTTCCTCAGAAATACGCTTCTCACGCTGAAAAGCCTGATTGCACTGGGGGAATCCAGGAAAGCCATGTCCATGCTGGATGATTTCAATGCGCTGCTGAGGATACCGATGATGGTGGATAAGCAGTTCGTGCCGGTCTATGAAGAAGTTGAACTTGTGATGCACTATATGGCGATCATGGAGTACCGGTTTGACAAACGGTTTCTTCTGCAGATCCATATGCCGGAGGAGATCAAACATGTGCTGGTGCCGAGGATGATCCTGCAGCCTGTTGCGGCAAACGCATTGTTTCATGGTTTCGCAGAAAAAGAGGACAACGCAATTATAACAATCACAGCGTATGAACAGGAGGAAGACCTTTATATTATAATCACTGATAACGGTGAGGGAATGACAGAAGAGCAGATACAGATGGTACTCGCCGGAAAGAGAAATGTTAATTCACATCATGGTGTCGGGCTTCAGAATGTGAAGAGCAGGCTGCAGCTGATCTATGGTGACAGAGCAAGGCTGGAGATTAAAAGTACTGTCAATGTGGGAACTGAAGTGACACTTGTTTTCTCGGGTTATCAGTCCGTCTATTTTAACGATGAGGAGAACCAGACATGA
- a CDS encoding anaerobic sulfatase maturase, translating to MPPINILIKPASSKCNMRCRYCFYYAIASQRCVSDMGVMREETLKELIRSGIEYADHVVSFAFQGGEPTLAGLEFYEKVILYQKKYLEESGKKDLYIHNAIQTNGFLIDEKWAEFFHKHHFLVGLSLDGPANVHDRNRVEVRGEGTFARIMQTVELFNRLGVEYNVLSVVTGQNAMAIRRIYRFFSKQNFRYLQFIPCLEPLEEERGTESYHLSVQEYGDFLINVFDLWYADFQQGNYISIRHIDNWVHLMMGEKPEACNMNGCCSIQFVVEGDGSIYPCDFYVYDDWKLGNVGEQTFQEIVDSPKAHRFITESLPVPEECRSCRYGSLCRNGCKRDRMPTEVPQVQKNYYCKAIYRFFSERDQQLRDVLQLVRNRQMQR from the coding sequence ATGCCGCCAATTAATATTTTAATCAAACCCGCCTCTTCAAAATGTAATATGCGATGCAGGTATTGTTTCTATTACGCGATCGCCAGCCAGCGCTGCGTTTCGGATATGGGAGTCATGCGGGAGGAGACACTGAAAGAACTGATACGAAGTGGAATAGAATATGCAGATCATGTGGTAAGTTTTGCTTTCCAGGGGGGCGAGCCGACACTTGCCGGTCTTGAATTTTATGAAAAGGTCATCCTGTATCAGAAAAAATATCTGGAGGAGTCTGGAAAGAAAGACCTGTACATTCATAATGCGATACAGACGAACGGATTTCTGATTGATGAAAAGTGGGCTGAATTTTTTCATAAGCACCATTTTCTTGTAGGACTTTCCCTGGATGGACCGGCAAATGTACATGACCGCAACAGGGTGGAAGTCAGAGGGGAAGGCACTTTTGCGAGGATTATGCAGACGGTGGAGCTGTTTAATCGCCTTGGTGTTGAGTACAATGTGTTGAGTGTGGTCACAGGGCAAAATGCGATGGCGATCCGTCGGATATATCGCTTCTTTTCTAAACAGAACTTCCGCTATCTGCAGTTTATACCGTGCCTGGAGCCTCTGGAGGAGGAGAGGGGGACCGAGAGCTATCACCTGTCTGTGCAGGAATACGGAGACTTTTTGATCAATGTCTTTGATCTGTGGTACGCAGACTTTCAGCAGGGGAATTATATCAGTATCCGCCATATTGATAACTGGGTTCATCTCATGATGGGAGAAAAGCCGGAAGCGTGCAATATGAACGGCTGCTGCAGCATCCAGTTTGTGGTGGAGGGTGACGGAAGCATCTATCCGTGTGACTTCTATGTATATGATGACTGGAAGCTGGGTAACGTGGGTGAGCAGACATTTCAGGAGATTGTGGACAGCCCGAAGGCACACAGGTTTATCACGGAATCACTTCCGGTACCGGAGGAGTGCAGGTCCTGCCGCTATGGCAGTCTGTGCAGAAACGGCTGCAAGAGAGACCGGATGCCGACTGAGGTGCCCCAGGTACAGAAGAATTATTACTGCAAAGCGATATACCGCTTTTTTTCTGAACGGGACCAACAACTGAGGGATGTTCTGCAGCTTGTGAGAAACCGGCAGATGCAGAGGTGA
- a CDS encoding sulfite exporter TauE/SafE family protein → MEYIIIVLVSFFSSVVGSICGIGGGVIIKPVLDATGIISVNTISFLSGCTVLSMSVISVTKNLRDSARPAFDKRIATMLAAGAVVGGLLGKSLYQCILSRLPDSQKVGAVQAGVLLAVTIGTLAYTIYKKRISTLNVTGNAPCVIIGCILGMMSAFLGIGGGPINLVVLFYFFSMGTKQAAAYSLYIIMFSQTASLISSLVTRQVPEFPFLMIALMVTCGVLGGLAGSRVNKKIEEQYVDRLFLGLMVVIILINIYNIIKYI, encoded by the coding sequence ATGGAATATATCATTATCGTATTGGTCAGCTTTTTTTCATCTGTTGTGGGATCGATCTGCGGAATTGGCGGCGGTGTGATCATCAAGCCGGTGCTGGATGCCACGGGAATTATTTCTGTGAACACGATCAGCTTTTTGTCGGGCTGTACCGTGCTGTCTATGTCTGTGATCTCGGTGACAAAAAATCTGAGAGACAGTGCACGCCCTGCATTCGACAAACGTATTGCGACGATGCTGGCTGCCGGAGCCGTGGTGGGAGGACTTCTTGGCAAAAGCCTTTATCAGTGTATCTTAAGCAGGCTGCCCGACAGCCAGAAGGTGGGTGCCGTTCAGGCAGGTGTGCTGCTTGCGGTGACCATTGGGACGCTGGCTTATACCATTTATAAGAAAAGGATCAGCACGCTGAATGTGACAGGTAATGCGCCCTGCGTGATTATCGGGTGCATTCTGGGCATGATGTCGGCATTTCTGGGAATTGGAGGAGGGCCGATTAATCTGGTGGTGCTTTTCTATTTCTTTTCCATGGGAACCAAGCAGGCAGCTGCCTATTCCCTTTACATCATTATGTTCTCACAGACCGCCAGCCTGATCAGCAGTCTGGTGACCCGCCAGGTTCCGGAGTTTCCATTTTTGATGATCGCGCTGATGGTGACCTGCGGTGTTCTGGGAGGACTTGCCGGTTCCAGAGTCAATAAAAAAATTGAAGAGCAGTATGTGGACCGATTGTTTTTGGGATTAATGGTTGTAATTATACTGATAAATATATATAATATCATTAAATACATATAA
- a CDS encoding sulfatase: protein MKAIMILCDTVNRRTLDFYSKTDPAFTPNLNRLAKRGVVFDSHWCGSAPCMPARKDLMTGRLNFLEKPWGAMEPYDQTLQRVLQEKNVHSMMFADHAHYLIPGGENYTKDFTAWDVYRGQEADPWCVQPDKTGIRAERRPEGWKGEYFEGEEANKRRFRTEYDYPSVKTLYNAAGWLEENHDADNFFLWAEAFDPHDPYDAPKHYLDLYETEEDYDGPDYTHPDYQPNIFTEAETRHLRNRYKALLTMTDRHIGEILDVMDKYDMWKDTMVIFTTDHGYHIGEHGLMAKNYMAPYNEVFHIPLIICHPEVKPGRCGAVTQNIDVMPTLMEYFGVSEKVLQYPLHGHSLIDILKGNADRVREGAIYGYFGKQVAYTDGRYTYFRAAADVSNRPLYVYTAVPSLLRQYMGANDAVDVTDYDKISMGRYLSWTDYPVYRFPADIIHFHNPSQEFSQRSVFNEETVLFDLENDYEQEHPVCNAALEADMEARLKECMRLHDAPEEQFKRLGL from the coding sequence ATGAAAGCGATCATGATTTTATGTGACACCGTAAACCGGCGGACACTTGATTTTTACAGTAAAACAGATCCTGCTTTTACGCCGAATCTGAACCGTCTGGCAAAAAGAGGGGTGGTTTTTGACAGCCACTGGTGCGGAAGTGCTCCCTGCATGCCCGCCAGAAAAGATCTGATGACGGGAAGGCTTAATTTTCTGGAAAAACCCTGGGGAGCAATGGAGCCCTATGATCAGACACTTCAGAGGGTTTTGCAGGAGAAAAACGTACACAGCATGATGTTTGCCGATCACGCACATTATCTCATACCGGGAGGTGAGAATTACACCAAAGATTTTACCGCCTGGGATGTCTACCGGGGGCAGGAGGCAGATCCCTGGTGTGTACAGCCGGACAAGACAGGCATCCGTGCAGAACGACGCCCGGAGGGATGGAAAGGTGAATATTTTGAAGGGGAGGAAGCCAACAAGAGAAGGTTCAGGACAGAGTACGATTATCCCAGCGTGAAGACACTTTACAATGCTGCAGGGTGGCTTGAGGAAAATCATGATGCCGACAACTTTTTCCTGTGGGCGGAAGCCTTTGACCCTCATGATCCCTATGATGCGCCAAAGCATTATCTGGATCTGTATGAGACCGAAGAAGACTATGACGGTCCGGACTATACACACCCGGACTATCAGCCAAATATCTTTACGGAGGCGGAGACCAGGCATCTGCGCAACCGGTATAAGGCTCTGCTGACCATGACGGACCGGCATATCGGTGAGATCCTGGATGTGATGGACAAATATGACATGTGGAAGGACACCATGGTAATTTTTACGACAGATCACGGTTACCATATCGGAGAGCACGGGCTGATGGCAAAAAATTATATGGCTCCTTACAATGAGGTGTTTCATATTCCGCTGATCATCTGTCATCCGGAAGTGAAACCTGGCCGGTGTGGTGCGGTGACCCAGAACATTGATGTGATGCCGACCCTGATGGAATATTTTGGAGTCAGCGAAAAAGTGCTTCAGTATCCGCTCCACGGACATAGTCTCATTGATATTTTGAAAGGAAATGCGGACAGAGTGCGAGAAGGGGCCATCTATGGCTACTTTGGAAAGCAGGTGGCATATACGGACGGCAGATATACCTATTTCCGGGCGGCAGCCGATGTGTCCAATCGGCCGCTTTATGTGTATACGGCGGTTCCGAGTCTTCTCCGCCAGTATATGGGTGCGAATGATGCGGTGGATGTGACTGACTATGACAAGATCAGCATGGGACGATACCTGTCCTGGACTGATTATCCGGTATACCGGTTCCCCGCAGACATTATTCATTTTCATAACCCGTCTCAGGAATTCTCACAGAGGTCAGTATTCAATGAGGAAACAGTATTGTTTGATCTGGAAAATGACTATGAACAGGAGCATCCGGTCTGCAATGCCGCACTGGAGGCAGACATGGAGGCAAGGCTGAAAGAATGCATGCGGCTTCACGATGCGCCGGAGGAACAGTTTAAGCGGCTTGGGCTTTAA
- a CDS encoding sulfatase-like hydrolase/transferase, with translation MSKRPNILLFFTDQQRWDTCGCYNPNLNLTPNLDNLAADGMVFDKTYTCQPVCGPARVAIQSGMYPTSVNFHHNCCQVQPEKMTGLAEYLNRAGYRTGYIGKNHWSLTMDGPVPRELRLGYKDCWKAVDVLEYASLPYEGQLYDENNERIGYEHRYRPDFLTDLLLEFLDHQNSDHQNQEEPFFMMMSLIEPHHQNCMHRYVAPDGYAERYRDAWVPGDLSCRRGQGDWEENLPDYYGIIKSIDENLGRVVENLKKNKLYEDTIIIFTSDHGSHFRTRNGEYKRSCHEACTRIPFVIHGPGVQKGVKEWEHLFSLLDLPATILDLAGVGVPEHYHGRSLVPFLRGEEVEEWRDEVFIQISESQVGRAVCDGRYKYSVSDPDLNGVRDSRSDGYTEEFLYDLFSDPNENCNLIDDPDYEEVRDCMRSSMIRNIERFERYTPEIYRRGCHESDHDFM, from the coding sequence ATGAGCAAAAGGCCGAATATTTTACTGTTTTTTACGGATCAGCAGCGGTGGGACACCTGCGGCTGCTACAATCCGAATCTGAATCTGACACCGAATCTCGACAATCTCGCTGCGGATGGTATGGTGTTTGATAAAACATATACCTGTCAGCCTGTCTGCGGACCCGCCAGGGTTGCCATCCAGAGCGGCATGTATCCGACTTCTGTGAATTTTCATCACAACTGCTGCCAGGTGCAGCCGGAGAAAATGACAGGACTTGCGGAGTACCTGAACCGTGCAGGGTACAGGACGGGATATATCGGAAAGAACCACTGGTCGCTGACTATGGACGGGCCTGTGCCCAGGGAGCTGAGGCTGGGATATAAGGACTGCTGGAAGGCGGTCGACGTGCTGGAGTACGCATCTCTGCCGTATGAGGGTCAGCTGTACGATGAAAATAACGAACGTATCGGATATGAACACAGATACCGCCCTGATTTTCTGACAGATCTGTTGCTTGAATTTTTAGACCATCAGAATTCAGACCATCAGAATCAGGAGGAACCGTTTTTTATGATGATGTCTCTGATCGAACCCCACCATCAGAACTGTATGCACCGCTACGTGGCGCCGGACGGGTATGCCGAGCGGTACCGGGATGCCTGGGTGCCGGGAGACTTGAGCTGCCGCAGGGGTCAGGGAGACTGGGAGGAAAACCTTCCGGACTATTATGGAATCATTAAAAGCATCGATGAAAATCTGGGGCGCGTTGTGGAAAACCTGAAAAAAAACAAGCTGTATGAGGATACCATTATTATTTTCACGTCGGATCACGGAAGTCATTTCCGTACACGAAACGGTGAGTATAAACGTTCCTGCCATGAGGCGTGCACGAGAATACCTTTTGTCATTCACGGACCGGGTGTGCAAAAGGGTGTGAAGGAATGGGAGCATCTGTTTAGTCTGCTGGACCTGCCGGCTACGATACTGGACCTTGCCGGTGTGGGGGTTCCGGAGCATTACCATGGGAGATCGCTTGTGCCATTCCTGAGAGGCGAAGAAGTGGAGGAATGGCGCGATGAGGTATTCATCCAGATCAGTGAATCCCAGGTGGGAAGGGCAGTCTGTGACGGGAGGTATAAATATTCTGTGTCGGATCCTGACCTTAACGGGGTGCGGGACAGCCGGTCGGATGGTTATACGGAGGAATTTCTCTACGACCTGTTCAGTGATCCAAACGAGAACTGTAACCTGATCGATGATCCGGATTATGAAGAGGTGCGAGACTGTATGCGCAGTTCAATGATACGAAATATCGAACGGTTTGAACGGTATACACCGGAAATTTACAGGAGGGGATGCCATGAAAGCGATCATGATTTTATGTGA
- a CDS encoding sulfatase-like hydrolase/transferase, with protein sequence MKHSEKKNIIVFMTDQQAGDTLLSDHPVKTPNIDRFRARSVQFTQAYCPAPHCCPSRATFFTGLYPAEHGVWNNVETSMAISRGLYDGVRVLPEVLKENGYRTIFSGKWHVCSYDGPGSRGFDKVLTEYISNYGRGTRDHVPRYTEWSAEYGDPDKIDGCDETWEPGRIIRPGYPTYHTYGTDENPFGDTDTVELAVQELREYDGDEPFFLYIGTVGPHDPYKPPQEFLDLYDREEMKLPPSFSDDMRDKPAIYRRSRELFSLTSDEQKENLRRYYAFCSYEDYLFGKVLDAVEEKGMWENTIILYLSDHGDYMGAHGLWAKGLPCFREAYHICAMIGGAGVTETGTRNPLVSLADMMPTVLQLCGVNCDISFTGRSLAPFLSGSGNPEDWRTELFTQTNGNEMYGVQRAVWNDKWKYVFNGFDYDELYDLTEDPLEMKNVISEPQNGRIIKEMCIKMWEFASRHQDVCTCPYIFLRFAPYGPGIIHKKGKER encoded by the coding sequence ATGAAACATTCAGAGAAGAAGAATATCATTGTATTTATGACGGATCAGCAGGCAGGGGACACCCTGCTTTCTGACCATCCGGTAAAGACGCCGAATATTGACCGATTCAGGGCACGGTCAGTCCAGTTTACGCAGGCGTACTGTCCGGCACCTCACTGCTGTCCGAGCAGGGCCACTTTTTTCACCGGACTCTACCCCGCAGAACATGGAGTGTGGAACAACGTCGAAACCAGCATGGCAATCTCGAGGGGGCTGTATGACGGCGTGAGAGTCCTGCCGGAGGTTCTCAAAGAGAATGGGTATCGCACCATTTTCTCCGGAAAATGGCATGTCTGCTCATACGATGGACCCGGGAGCAGAGGGTTTGATAAGGTACTGACAGAATATATATCTAATTATGGGAGGGGAACCCGGGATCACGTTCCAAGGTATACGGAGTGGTCGGCAGAATATGGAGATCCGGATAAGATTGACGGATGCGATGAGACATGGGAACCTGGAAGGATCATTCGTCCGGGGTATCCGACGTACCATACATATGGAACGGATGAAAATCCCTTCGGAGATACCGACACTGTGGAGCTTGCGGTTCAGGAGCTGAGAGAATACGATGGAGATGAACCGTTCTTTCTGTACATCGGGACGGTGGGACCCCATGACCCGTACAAGCCTCCACAGGAATTTCTGGATCTGTATGACCGGGAAGAAATGAAACTGCCGCCGTCTTTTTCTGATGACATGCGGGATAAGCCGGCCATATACCGGAGGTCCAGGGAATTGTTTTCACTGACCTCGGATGAGCAGAAAGAAAATCTGCGCCGGTATTATGCATTTTGTTCCTATGAAGATTATCTGTTTGGAAAAGTCCTGGATGCGGTCGAGGAAAAGGGGATGTGGGAAAACACAATCATACTGTATCTGTCTGATCACGGGGACTATATGGGAGCGCACGGGTTATGGGCGAAAGGACTTCCATGCTTTCGTGAAGCTTATCATATCTGTGCCATGATAGGAGGCGCTGGGGTGACGGAGACGGGGACCAGGAACCCTCTGGTGTCACTGGCTGATATGATGCCCACAGTTCTGCAGCTTTGCGGTGTGAACTGTGATATTTCATTCACCGGGCGATCGCTTGCACCGTTTCTCTCAGGCAGTGGGAATCCAGAAGACTGGCGTACAGAACTGTTTACCCAGACTAATGGGAATGAGATGTACGGGGTACAGCGCGCCGTATGGAACGATAAATGGAAATATGTGTTTAACGGTTTCGATTATGATGAGCTTTATGACCTCACGGAGGATCCCCTGGAGATGAAAAACGTCATCTCTGAACCGCAGAATGGACGGATTATAAAAGAGATGTGTATAAAAATGTGGGAGTTCGCAAGCAGGCATCAGGATGTCTGCACCTGCCCGTACATTTTTCTCAGGTTTGCGCCGTATGGACCCGGAATCATACATAAGAAAGGAAAAGAAAGATGA